GAcgagactccagaattcaccggtCAATATGCGAAGATAAAAGATCACTGGTCCGCATTTGTGGCGTACAATAAATTGGAGAAAGCTAAGAATAGGTCACAGAGAAATAAgcaaaatgctgcaaagaagaagtaTCACCACGTTACGGTGTCAGGTGGCTACAATGTTGCCTGGCCTACGTGGGACAAAGCTGAGAACGACCTGCTTGCCAAAGGGGTCCAACCAGCGACATTGAACTGGCCCGAACGggcaaggacttggttcttcgggcaTGGGAGAACTTTGGACCCAAAAAGAAAGGAAGTGTCTTTTCACGAAAGCTCAACTTAAAAAACCTGTCATAAAGATTTAGGAAGCAATCAAGGAAGTGCAGGAAGGGAGGTTCCATCTCGACAGAGAGAAGAACGAGCTGTCACacgccctcgggaatcctgaatACCCTGGACGAACATGAGGCACAttaggctccgttccgtggaagcaTGGGTTTCCAGATAGCACTGGTTATAGAAGCCGAgggagaaagaagaaagaggaagcaTACCGGATGCAGAAGATGGAAGAAAGATTAGCATTGCATGAGAAGAAACTAGAGGCACTTACAAGCAGCAAGCTACCGGCCCACCATCTCAGGAGCACGAAGATCCTTCATTAGATACTGCCCACAAAGCTACCCCACCATCTTAGCGGAAAaccagcgtggcttccacggagctcGTTCGACCTGATATCACGGCTCCtcgctaccccgtggatgatatCGCAGAGAGGGAACATTGTGAGCTAATGGCGAAATGCATGAACCTAACCTTGATGGTGGCGGTCGGCTATGCCTTACCTCGTGGACCTGATGGAAACTTCCATTCCACTTCGATTTCAGATGGCTTTGCCATTGTCGGGGTGGATGAAGTTATGAACGGATTCGAGGGGCTGGAGCTTGAGTACCCtacaggtgaaggggagactcatCAGGGAAACACCGTAAGGACTACCATTCTATGGAGAAAGGAAAACATCGTGCTTCCAAACTGGCCGCCGCCTCAGCAGACTCCGCCGGAGGAGGCCCTTCAGCAGACTCCTCACAGTCCAGCTCTATCTCAACTACCTCAGCCGTCTCCGCCACGTCAGCTGTCTCCGCCGCCTCAGCTGTCTCCACTGCGTCAGCGGACTCCGGCGGAGGAGGTCCCTTAGCAGAATCCTCCTCCGCCTCAGCTGTCTTCGCCGCGTCAGCagactccgcctcctccgccgcttGACCAACAGTACAAGAGAGCAGTCGCCGCTCCAGTGGCTAGCAGTACAACAACGAAGAAATCCAGAGTAGGTACAAGCGTCAAGAAGGCTCCTGCCAAGTTACCATACGGCATGACTGTCGAGGAAACCAATGACATCATTGCTGCCAATGTGAAACGCCAGCTTGCACTGAAACGTCCACCTCCAAAGGAGAAAATAGATCCGGTAAAAGCGAAGCGCTGTCTGGATGCCCTTACGCGACCAGCACTGCCTCCGCCGCTATCACAGTATGACCGCAGTACTGAAAAGACGTTTGATCAAGTGCATCGGCCGGGAAGTAGCAGTGGTGCAAAAACTGGGAAAATGATTCCCCAGCTCAGCGAACAGGGAAAGTAATCATACCCCCCCTCTCAAGGTGCTTATCGAtatcgctaatgatccgagggtAGCGGCCGGTGGTCTTGCTTTCACTCTTGGTGATTACTTAGGCGATGATGTACAGTTCGAAATGGCTGAGGTAGTAGCCTTTAGATACGAGAACGGGAAGTCTCTCGTCAAACCTGAGCAGCTCCCACATCTatcaacgatgatgcgaagattccacgACTGGTACTTGAAAACCTGCAAGGATGGGACCGACAGTATCTTGGTGGGAATTAAAGATGAGCACGATTCCATTGGAGTCGACGCGATCTACATTGAATTTGAAGAATTATTCCGGTTTTACAATCAAGACGCCATCGACAAAagtatcgtcagttgctattgtctataagtattatttctgtaattaagtctctagCTCAGCTCGTTCATTGCAtgtataattatcctcactatattatgcagattgaagatcctCGAATGCAAAAGAGGACAAatctatgacattgggttcattaacccaaatACCGTAAATGAATATACGGTACAAAAGAACCCCAACGATAATGAGAAAAACTTGCTAAACGCGTTCCTTCGACAACAAAACAGAAGataaatactctttccttacaacttcaagtgagtgttactgtcttgtgcatattctgTTTCGCTTACTCGACGTTAAGTGTAACTGATGAGTTATGCGTGCGCATGTTCCACACTATTCTGCTAGCCATTTAGCTTGACGCGGGACTAGTAATTGTCTTGGACTCCAGATGTAAAGAACCTAAGGAGTGGGCGGACATGAgtgaaatgctccagaagtaagttcaatccTTATCGCACTATATCAGCAACTTTCGTTCATTTCTTGATATCAAGTAATCATTTTCTTTGCCGGGCAGGGTTTGCGAAAGTTCACCAGCAAGGTTAGGGGTGAATGGAAAAAGGAGCTGCGATTTCACACCCAaagtaagtagtactagctagttcCACACATCTCTCCGCTTCAATAtcattatcatgcttgattatcaTTTTGATTGAACTCTATTCTCGTAAAGTACTTGTGGCAGGCACACaggaataatttatgtggatactatgtttgcgagtTCATTCGCCACTTATCTTCACAATAATTTGAAGTACCTAAATAATTTTCACAATTTTATCTTATTACCATcaattgtgttgagtttcatatatatatatatattgacgaatgaactcatatatatatatatatatatatatatatatatatatatatatatatatatatttaagaGGAATTGACGGGATTCTTTGTTGAGCACGTCATACCTAAAGACGGAGAATATCATCAGAAATTGGAATGTGATTTTGATAGATGATGTTagggaattcaagaggaattggcatgATTGTGTACTATATGTAGTAGCGTCGAATAGATATACGAAAACCTGTTGTTCGACtaagcacggagaaagagaggtcacttctctctctatatgttcatgacgatgtTGTGTAATTAATGGTTCCTCATTGCTATATGTAGTAGTTAGCGTCGAGTTGAATGAAAAACATAATATGAAAAGGGGGAAACACAATATAAAACCTCTAAACACTccaaaacccctaaacccctCCTTTAAAGAAAAACCCCCCAACGCCTGGCAGGTGCTGATGGGTGGctgccttttagtcccggttggtgttacaaaccgggactaaaggtcctcctgcCTGGGCGTCCCACAACAGCCACGTGGAGCACATTTAGTCCCAATTCGTAACCCAACCGAAATTAAAAGTtgaggcctttagtcccgattgTTTAGTCCTGgttgcagaaccgggactaaaagccCTCCAGAACAGGGACTgatgccctgttttctactagtgctttCTCACCAGCTGCTCGTTGAGGGCCCTGAGACGGGCCGCCTCCTCTTGCAGCACCGCCGTGTGCTCCTTCTTCTTCTCGCGGTACTTGCGCACGGCTGCCCGGTTGCCCGACGGGCGGCGTTTCTTGCTCCGGGAGGTGGCGTGGGCGTCCTCAGGCTCGGCGTGGGAGTCGGCGGCGGCGTCgaaggaggcggaggcggccaaCTTGGAGTGGACGTGGAGGCAGGTGTGGGTGTGGGGGAGGTCGTATGCCGGCGGGTTGCAGGTGTGGGTGTGGGTGCAGCACGCGAGGTGCTCCGCTGTGCCCCCGAGGACGTCGTCCAAGTAGCTGCCCATGGAGAAGTCCAGGTCCCCGTCGTCCATGGCCGCGATTTGCAGCGAACAGGAGACGCTTAATTAGCTTGTATGCTCACGCGACGCTTGCATTTGTTGCATAATTTTTCGCGGAAGGTGTCGACATGATGAGAAGTACTTCAACGTGGACCATAGGAAGCCACTTCCGTTAAAAAAACAAACGCCAGCGATTGATTCATCCACGTATTTTTTTCGTCAAAAAAGAAGCACCTGATGCGGAGTCCTGGGACAAAAATCCTACACACTTACGAAAATGGTACTACGGTCTAGTAATTTTTACTGAGGGATGTGTCCTCCTCCCCGCTACAAACTCTTCCCGGAAATGCTTGCCTACAACCGATCGATCCTATATGAGCGTCCACCGCGTCGGATGGATTCTTTGCTGGATGCTCGAGATCCAACTTCACATATTTCACATTTCTGCAACTCAACCATTGTTTCAGAACTCACAACTAGGCCCTTGTGCCAAACCGACCCAACCACGTTGCGTGCGCGTCACATGTCAGTCGTCTCTCACCCATGTTCGTAGGGACCTTCTAGTCCACGTCTTAAGTGCCGGCTAGGAGAAACGACACCACACGCACGCCTTATGGGCTGGCCCAGGAAACGTTTCAGAACCAGGCTGCTCGTTCCAGAATCTGTTTTAGGAGGGTTGCTCTTCAGGGTTGACCGATCGACGATTGACCAGTTGACCGACAACTGTTGACTTTTGGGAACAAAtacgaaaaaaataaaacagaATTTTTCTTGAAAAACCGATAAAATTCGTGAATTCAGAAA
This sequence is a window from Aegilops tauschii subsp. strangulata cultivar AL8/78 chromosome 7, Aet v6.0, whole genome shotgun sequence. Protein-coding genes within it:
- the LOC109770325 gene encoding basic leucine zipper 19-like — protein: MDDGDLDFSMGSYLDDVLGGTAEHLACCTHTHTCNPPAYDLPHTHTCLHVHSKLAASASFDAAADSHAEPEDAHATSRSKKRRPSGNRAAVRKYREKKKEHTAVLQEEAARLRALNEQLVRKH